A single window of Streptomyces xanthii DNA harbors:
- a CDS encoding MFS transporter gives MSVDGTGTSESSTGTAPDETPARRRRWAMDTRPLRIPAYRRLWSSTIVTAVGSQLTAVAVPKQIYDITGSSAWVGAASLAGLVPLVVFALWGGAVADTMDRRKLLLITNCGIAGTSVLFWLQAVTGLGSVVVLMVLLALQQAFWGLNAPARNASIARLVPEGQLAAANALGSTVMQTGQVVGPLLAGVLIPVIGLPELYLIDAFALCVTVWAVYRLPALPPLGTVARRAGVREIAEGFRYIALHKVLLLSFLADIVAMVLGMPRALFPQLAAETYAPYGEGLALGLLFAAIPVGAVAGGLFSGTFSRARRHGWMVIGAVVAWGLAIAGFGLSGNLWLAVAFLALAGVADMVSMVFRGAILLSAATDEMRGRMQGVFTVVVAGGPRLADVLHGSAGSAFGPRAAVVGGGLLVVVTMLGLACAMPALRRYRV, from the coding sequence ATGAGCGTGGACGGCACAGGCACCAGCGAGAGCAGCACCGGCACCGCACCGGACGAGACACCGGCACGGCGGCGGCGCTGGGCGATGGACACCCGGCCGCTGCGGATACCCGCCTACCGCCGCCTGTGGTCCTCCACGATCGTCACCGCCGTCGGCAGCCAGCTCACCGCCGTCGCCGTGCCCAAGCAGATCTACGACATCACCGGATCCTCCGCCTGGGTCGGCGCCGCGAGCCTCGCCGGACTCGTACCGCTCGTCGTGTTCGCCCTGTGGGGCGGCGCGGTCGCCGACACCATGGACCGCCGCAAGCTGCTCCTCATCACCAACTGCGGCATCGCCGGCACCTCGGTCCTGTTCTGGCTCCAGGCCGTCACCGGGCTCGGCTCCGTCGTCGTCCTGATGGTGCTGCTCGCCCTCCAGCAGGCGTTCTGGGGACTCAACGCGCCCGCGCGCAACGCCTCCATCGCCCGGCTCGTGCCCGAGGGCCAGCTCGCCGCGGCCAACGCGCTCGGCTCCACCGTCATGCAGACCGGCCAGGTCGTCGGGCCGCTGCTCGCCGGCGTCCTGATCCCCGTGATCGGCCTGCCCGAGCTGTACCTCATCGACGCGTTCGCGCTGTGCGTCACCGTCTGGGCCGTGTACCGGCTGCCCGCGCTGCCCCCGCTCGGCACCGTCGCCCGCCGCGCCGGAGTGCGCGAGATCGCCGAGGGCTTCCGGTACATCGCCCTGCACAAGGTGCTGCTGCTGTCCTTCCTCGCCGACATCGTCGCGATGGTCCTCGGCATGCCCCGCGCCCTCTTCCCGCAGCTCGCCGCCGAGACCTACGCGCCCTACGGGGAAGGGCTCGCCCTCGGCCTCCTGTTCGCGGCGATCCCCGTCGGGGCGGTGGCCGGCGGGCTGTTCTCCGGTACGTTCTCGCGAGCCCGGCGGCACGGCTGGATGGTCATCGGCGCGGTCGTCGCGTGGGGGCTCGCGATCGCCGGGTTCGGGCTCAGCGGCAACCTCTGGCTCGCCGTGGCGTTCCTCGCGCTCGCCGGGGTCGCCGACATGGTCTCGATGGTATTCCGCGGGGCGATCCTGCTGTCCGCCGCGACCGACGAGATGCGCGGCCGGATGCAGGGCGTCTTCACCGTCGTCGTCGCGGGCGGGCCCCGGCTCGCCGACGTGCTGCACGGATCGGCGGGCTCCGCGTTCGGGCCCCGCGCGGCCGTGGTCGGGGGCGGGCTCCTGGTCGTCGTCACCATGCTGGGCCTCGCCTGCGCCATGCCCGCGCTGCGCCGCTACCGGGTCTGA
- a CDS encoding helix-turn-helix domain-containing protein: MSDLDLLTQSLARNVRHWRTERGFTLDTLASRAGVSRGMVIQIEQARTNPSIGTVVKIGDALGVSITTLLDYEQGPKVRVVPGDQAVRLWSTEGGSHNRLLVGAEAPGPFEMWEWRLAPGEGSPSDPHPQGTVELLHVTSGELALVVDGVVHRVPAGASATFEASVAHEYRNDGSAPVEMMLAVSVPFER; this comes from the coding sequence GTGTCGGACCTCGACCTGCTGACCCAGTCGCTCGCCCGCAACGTCAGGCACTGGCGCACCGAGCGCGGCTTCACCCTCGACACGCTCGCCTCCCGGGCCGGGGTCAGCCGGGGCATGGTCATCCAGATCGAACAGGCCCGCACCAACCCCAGCATCGGCACCGTCGTCAAGATCGGCGACGCGCTCGGCGTCAGCATCACCACCCTGCTCGACTACGAACAGGGCCCGAAGGTGCGGGTCGTCCCCGGCGACCAGGCCGTCCGGCTGTGGTCGACGGAGGGCGGCAGCCACAACCGGCTCCTCGTCGGCGCGGAGGCGCCCGGCCCGTTCGAGATGTGGGAGTGGCGGCTCGCGCCGGGTGAGGGCAGCCCGTCGGACCCCCATCCGCAGGGGACGGTGGAGCTGCTGCACGTGACCTCCGGTGAGCTGGCCCTGGTCGTCGACGGGGTCGTGCACCGGGTGCCGGCGGGGGCCAGCGCGACGTTCGAGGCGTCCGTCGCCCACGAGTACCGGAACGATGGCTCCGCGCCGGTGGAAATGATGCTGGCGGTCTCGGTGCCCTTCGAGCGCTGA
- a CDS encoding YbaK/EbsC family protein: protein MRAPIGTFDTVTPAPDALNLLTRPVADAVRNWRGSVPAQDLIHVDTEPDWADTATFVEHYGPDLLDTSANCVVVSGKRGGEATLAACVVLSATKVDVNGVVRRHLGARKASFASMDTATGETGMEYGGITPIGLPADWPVLVDAAVADLPYVLIGSGTRRGKLIVPGKALAELPGATVLEGLGIAV from the coding sequence ATGCGCGCACCCATCGGCACCTTTGACACCGTCACCCCCGCCCCGGACGCCCTGAACCTCCTCACCCGCCCCGTCGCGGACGCCGTCCGGAACTGGCGCGGCAGCGTCCCCGCGCAGGACCTGATCCACGTCGACACCGAGCCCGACTGGGCCGACACCGCCACGTTCGTCGAGCACTACGGCCCCGACCTGCTCGACACCTCCGCCAACTGCGTCGTCGTCAGCGGCAAGCGCGGCGGCGAGGCGACCCTCGCCGCGTGCGTCGTCCTGTCCGCCACCAAGGTCGACGTCAACGGCGTCGTGCGCCGCCACCTCGGCGCCCGCAAGGCCTCCTTCGCCTCGATGGACACCGCGACCGGCGAGACCGGCATGGAGTACGGCGGCATCACCCCCATCGGCCTGCCCGCCGACTGGCCGGTCCTCGTCGACGCGGCCGTCGCCGACCTGCCGTACGTCCTCATCGGCAGCGGCACCCGCCGCGGCAAGCTCATCGTGCCGGGCAAGGCCCTCGCCGAGCTGCCCGGCGCCACCGTCCTCGAGGGCCTCGGCATCGCTGTCTAG
- the aac(3) gene encoding aminoglycoside 3-N-acetyltransferase, with translation MDERTLLTRSGGPVTRRRLARDLTALGLGPGDTVMFHTRMSALGYVAGGAGTVLDALLDVVGASGTLMVTCGWNDALPYDFDSWPAAWRDAVRDEHPAYDPESSECDHANGRLPEALRHRPGALRSRHPDASFAALGAGARELTVDHPWDDPHGPDSPLARLVARGGRVLMLGAPLDTLTLLHHAEALAEAPGKRFVSYEQPLRDGGRRVWRRFHDIDSERGAFDYGSVVPPGRDPFEVIGAELLAAGLGTSGRVGAAECHLLDAGVVVGFGRAWIEERLGGAS, from the coding sequence GTGGACGAACGCACTCTGCTCACCCGCTCCGGCGGCCCCGTCACCCGGCGCCGTCTCGCCCGCGACCTGACCGCGCTGGGGCTCGGCCCCGGCGACACTGTCATGTTCCATACGAGGATGTCCGCGCTCGGCTATGTGGCGGGCGGCGCCGGCACGGTGCTCGACGCGCTTCTCGACGTGGTCGGCGCGTCCGGCACGCTGATGGTCACGTGTGGCTGGAACGACGCCCTGCCCTACGACTTCGACTCCTGGCCCGCGGCCTGGCGGGACGCCGTGCGCGACGAACACCCGGCGTACGACCCGGAGTCGAGCGAGTGCGACCACGCGAACGGACGGCTGCCGGAGGCACTGCGGCACCGGCCTGGCGCTCTGCGGAGCCGGCATCCGGACGCGAGTTTCGCCGCGCTGGGCGCGGGCGCCCGGGAGTTGACGGTGGATCACCCCTGGGACGATCCGCACGGGCCGGACAGTCCGCTCGCCCGTCTGGTGGCGCGCGGCGGCCGGGTCCTGATGCTGGGCGCCCCGCTGGACACGCTGACCCTGCTGCATCACGCGGAGGCGCTGGCCGAGGCGCCGGGCAAGCGGTTCGTGTCGTACGAGCAGCCGCTGCGGGACGGCGGACGGCGGGTGTGGCGGCGGTTCCACGACATCGACTCGGAGCGGGGCGCGTTCGACTACGGCTCCGTGGTGCCGCCGGGCCGCGACCCGTTCGAGGTCATCGGCGCGGAGCTGCTGGCCGCGGGACTGGGGACGAGCGGGCGGGTCGGGGCGGCGGAGTGCCATCTCCTCGACGCGGGCGTGGTCGTGGGGTTCGGCCGGGCCTGGATCGAGGAGAGGCTGGGCGGGGCGTCCTAG
- a CDS encoding NAD(P)-dependent oxidoreductase, with product MTDQLTVAVLGTGIMGAAMARNIARAGHTVRAWNRSRAKAEPLAADGVQVSDTPAEAVADADVVLTMLYDGPAALDVMRQAAPGLRPGAAWLQSTTAGIDGIAELAEFAAEHGLVFFDTPVLGTRQPAEAGQLLVLAAGPVDRREAVAPVLEAVGARTAWIGEDGGAGGATRLKLVANSWVLAATNAVGEALALSQALGVDPQSFLDAIAGGGLDMPYLHAKSAMILEDRLTPAQFAVDTAAKDARLIAEAGRAHGVRLDVAEAAAARFSRASEQGHGHEDMAAAYYASFDTP from the coding sequence ATGACAGACCAGCTGACCGTCGCCGTGCTCGGCACCGGCATCATGGGCGCGGCCATGGCCCGCAACATCGCGCGCGCCGGACACACCGTGCGCGCCTGGAACCGCAGCCGCGCCAAGGCCGAGCCGCTCGCCGCCGACGGCGTGCAGGTCAGCGACACCCCGGCCGAGGCCGTCGCCGACGCCGACGTCGTCCTCACGATGCTCTACGACGGGCCCGCCGCGCTCGACGTCATGCGGCAGGCCGCGCCGGGGCTGAGGCCGGGGGCGGCCTGGCTGCAGTCGACGACGGCCGGGATCGACGGCATCGCCGAACTGGCCGAGTTCGCCGCCGAGCACGGCCTCGTCTTCTTCGACACCCCGGTCCTCGGCACCCGCCAGCCCGCCGAGGCCGGTCAGCTTCTCGTCCTCGCGGCCGGGCCCGTCGACCGGCGTGAGGCCGTCGCCCCGGTCCTCGAAGCGGTCGGGGCCCGCACCGCGTGGATCGGCGAGGACGGGGGCGCGGGCGGCGCCACCCGGCTCAAGCTCGTCGCCAACAGCTGGGTGCTCGCCGCGACCAACGCGGTGGGGGAGGCCCTCGCCCTCTCCCAGGCGCTCGGTGTCGACCCGCAGTCCTTCCTCGACGCGATCGCCGGTGGCGGGCTCGACATGCCGTACCTGCACGCCAAGTCGGCGATGATCCTGGAGGACCGGCTGACCCCGGCCCAGTTCGCGGTGGACACCGCGGCGAAGGACGCGCGGCTCATCGCCGAGGCCGGGCGGGCGCACGGGGTGCGCCTGGACGTGGCCGAGGCGGCCGCGGCCCGCTTCAGCCGTGCCTCGGAACAGGGTCACGGCCACGAAGACATGGCCGCCGCCTATTACGCCTCCTTCGACACCCCCTGA
- a CDS encoding CoA-binding protein: MYGDQETVRKILTGTGDTWAVVGLSSNRSRAAYGVARVLQEYGKRIVPVHPKAETVHGERGYASLADIPFPVDVVDVFVNSELAGPVADEAVAIGAKAVWFQLGVVDEEAHARTREEGLEMVMDRCPAIEIPRLP, translated from the coding sequence ATGTACGGCGACCAGGAGACCGTCCGCAAGATCCTCACCGGTACCGGGGACACCTGGGCCGTGGTGGGGCTCTCCTCGAACCGGTCGCGTGCGGCGTACGGCGTCGCGCGGGTCCTGCAGGAGTACGGCAAGCGGATCGTCCCCGTCCACCCGAAGGCCGAGACGGTGCACGGGGAGCGGGGCTATGCCTCGCTCGCGGACATCCCGTTCCCGGTGGACGTGGTGGACGTCTTCGTGAACAGCGAGCTGGCCGGGCCGGTGGCGGACGAGGCCGTGGCGATCGGGGCGAAGGCGGTGTGGTTCCAGCTCGGGGTGGTCGACGAAGAGGCGCATGCGCGGACGCGCGAGGAGGGCCTGGAAATGGTGATGGACCGCTGCCCGGCCATAGAGATCCCCCGCCTCCCCTGA
- a CDS encoding YigZ family protein, which yields MQDEYRTVAHEGVHETEINRSRFLCALAPAATEEEAQAFVARIRKEHPTATHNCYAYVIGADASVQKASDDGEPGGTAGVPMLQMLTRREMRYVVAVVTRYYGGVKLGAGGLIRAYGGAVGEALDTLGTVTRRRYRLATVTVDHARAGKMENDLRSTGRSVRDVHYGEAVSIEIGLPESDLDQFRAWLADVSAGEAGFELGGEAYG from the coding sequence ATGCAGGACGAGTACCGCACGGTGGCCCACGAGGGCGTGCACGAGACAGAGATCAACCGCTCCCGGTTCCTGTGCGCGCTCGCGCCCGCCGCCACCGAGGAGGAGGCCCAGGCCTTCGTCGCCCGCATCCGCAAGGAGCACCCGACCGCCACCCACAACTGCTACGCGTACGTCATCGGCGCCGACGCCTCCGTCCAGAAGGCCAGCGACGACGGCGAGCCCGGCGGCACCGCGGGCGTCCCGATGCTGCAGATGCTGACCCGGCGCGAGATGCGGTACGTCGTCGCCGTCGTCACGCGCTACTACGGAGGCGTGAAACTCGGCGCCGGCGGCCTCATCCGCGCCTACGGAGGCGCGGTCGGTGAGGCGCTCGACACGCTCGGCACCGTCACCCGCCGCCGCTACCGCCTCGCCACCGTCACCGTCGACCACGCGCGCGCGGGCAAGATGGAGAATGACCTGCGCTCCACAGGACGCAGCGTGCGCGACGTCCACTACGGGGAGGCCGTCTCCATCGAGATCGGGCTGCCCGAGTCGGACCTCGACCAGTTCCGGGCGTGGCTCGCGGACGTGTCGGCGGGGGAGGCCGGCTTCGAGCTCGGCGGCGAGGCCTACGGGTAG
- a CDS encoding exonuclease SbcCD subunit D has translation MRLLHTSDWHLGRAFHRVSMLDAQSAFIGHLVDTVREREVDAVVVSGDVYDRAVPPLSAVELYDDALHRLADLGVPTVMISGNHDSARRLGVGAGLLGRAGIHLRTAASRVAEPVVLTDAHGDVAFYGLPYLEPAIVKAEFGVERAGHEQVLGAAMERVRADLAARAPGTRSVVLAHAFVTGGTPSDSERDITVGGVAAVPAGVFDGVDYVALGHLHGSQTLSERVRYSGSPLPYSFSEADHRKSMWLIDLDADGAVSAERIDCPVPRPLARIRGDLEDLLADPDLTVHEESWVEATLTDEVRPDDPMARLTDRFPHTLSLLFDPRRTDARPDASYAERLSGRDDHEIAEDFVTHVRGAGPDPDERAVLRAAFDAVRTDDVVREVAR, from the coding sequence ATGAGGCTGCTGCACACGTCCGACTGGCATCTGGGTCGCGCGTTCCACCGCGTGAGCATGCTCGACGCCCAGTCCGCGTTCATAGGCCACCTCGTCGACACCGTGCGCGAGCGGGAGGTCGACGCGGTGGTCGTGTCGGGCGACGTGTACGACCGGGCCGTGCCCCCGCTGTCCGCGGTCGAGCTGTACGACGACGCCCTGCACCGCCTCGCCGACCTCGGCGTGCCCACGGTGATGATCTCCGGGAACCACGACTCGGCCCGCCGCCTCGGCGTCGGCGCCGGGCTCCTGGGGCGCGCCGGCATCCACCTCCGTACGGCGGCGAGCCGCGTCGCCGAGCCCGTCGTGCTGACCGACGCGCACGGCGACGTCGCCTTCTACGGACTGCCGTACCTGGAGCCGGCCATCGTCAAGGCCGAGTTCGGGGTCGAGCGTGCCGGGCACGAGCAGGTGCTCGGGGCCGCGATGGAGCGCGTGCGCGCCGACCTGGCCGCCCGCGCCCCCGGCACCCGGTCCGTGGTCCTCGCCCACGCCTTCGTCACCGGCGGCACCCCCAGCGACAGCGAGCGGGACATCACCGTCGGCGGCGTCGCCGCCGTCCCCGCGGGCGTCTTCGACGGGGTCGACTACGTGGCCCTCGGCCATCTGCACGGCAGTCAGACCCTCAGCGAGCGCGTCCGCTACTCGGGCTCACCGTTGCCGTACTCCTTCTCCGAGGCCGACCACCGCAAGAGCATGTGGCTCATCGACCTGGACGCCGACGGCGCCGTGAGCGCCGAGCGGATCGACTGCCCGGTGCCCCGGCCGCTCGCCCGGATCCGGGGCGACCTGGAGGACCTGCTCGCCGACCCGGACCTCACCGTCCACGAGGAGTCCTGGGTCGAGGCCACCCTCACCGACGAGGTGCGGCCCGACGATCCCATGGCCCGCCTCACCGACCGCTTCCCGCACACCCTCAGCCTGCTGTTCGACCCGCGCCGCACCGACGCGCGCCCCGACGCCAGCTACGCGGAGCGACTCAGCGGGCGCGACGACCACGAGATCGCGGAGGACTTCGTGACCCATGTCCGCGGCGCCGGGCCCGACCCGGACGAGCGCGCCGTGCTGCGCGCCGCCTTCGACGCCGTACGGACCGACGACGTGGTGCGCGAGGTCGCCCGGTGA
- a CDS encoding AAA family ATPase: protein MRLHTLKITAFGPFGGTQEIDFDALSSAGLFLLHGPTGAGKTSVLDAVCYALYGSVPGARQNGGSQGQHLRSDHAEPGVRTEVVLDLTVAGRRLELTRQPPYARPKKRGTGFTTEKAQSWLREHDAEARAWKDLSRSHQEIGEEITQLLGMSKDQFCQVVLLPQGDFARFLRADAEARGKLLGRLFDTHRFAAVEQRLAEDRRAAEKQVKAGDTELLADAHRMQQAAGDTAELAPVDAEPGEPGLADAVLAWAAVARSGARERFTHAHLALGAADSARTAAQDALAAEQDTARLQRRFAEAHARAAALDERADEHRALQQRMDRGRKAETVAPALALRDAADAEHRTALREEARTRAALAAAPELAGGAPGEHLADDAGPGALAEAARRLAHELGGLDAARRAEQRLTRIADDRARLDREERADAELLAETDGWLDAWDTRRAGLQARVERAQEAATRAEHLAGQLEPVRQRAAAAVERDRLAERAGTAQEATLRAREDAATAHEHWLKLKERRLRGVAAELAEALVSGEPCAVCGSVEHPAPSARSEGHVDRAAEEHALAAHRGAEEHRADTERRLARVREELAAAKAAAGDTPAGQLAEAARELESRHAEARAEASTLRAARETLDHAEREHGRRTTARQEAATRTASRASLREALDSERDGLVGELEQARRGAASVEARAAQLERLVTLLDSAADAARAVEDTAQRLKDADARLTDAAFHAGFDTPEAAAGALLDDAAHRELQHRLDAWQAEEAAVRAVLAEEDTAAAALRPAADLAAARAAADAADARVRAAASERDAAARRCDALDRLSRSAAKEARRLGPLRAAYNRIARLASLAAGTSADNERKMRLESYVLAARLEQVAAAATARLRRMSSGRYTLVHSDSLSGRGRSGLGLHVVDAWTGRERDTATLSGGETFFASLALALGLADVVTDEAGGVRLDTLFIDEGFGSLDDQTLDEVLDVLDTLRERDRSVGIVSHVGDLRRRVHAQLEVVKGREGSEVRQRGGV, encoded by the coding sequence GTGAGACTGCACACCCTGAAGATCACCGCGTTCGGCCCCTTCGGCGGCACCCAGGAGATCGACTTCGACGCGCTGTCCTCGGCCGGGCTCTTCCTGCTGCACGGCCCGACCGGCGCCGGCAAGACCTCCGTCCTCGACGCGGTCTGCTACGCGCTGTACGGGTCCGTCCCCGGCGCCCGGCAGAACGGCGGCTCCCAGGGCCAGCACCTGCGCAGCGACCACGCCGAGCCCGGCGTGCGCACCGAGGTCGTCCTCGACCTCACGGTCGCGGGCCGCCGCCTGGAGCTCACCCGCCAGCCCCCGTACGCCCGCCCCAAGAAGCGCGGCACCGGTTTCACCACGGAGAAGGCGCAGAGCTGGCTGCGCGAGCACGACGCTGAGGCCCGCGCGTGGAAGGACCTCAGCCGCTCCCACCAGGAGATCGGCGAGGAGATCACCCAGCTGCTCGGCATGAGCAAGGACCAGTTCTGCCAGGTCGTGCTGCTGCCGCAGGGCGACTTCGCGCGGTTCCTGCGCGCCGACGCGGAGGCCCGCGGCAAACTTCTCGGGCGGCTCTTCGACACGCACCGGTTCGCCGCCGTCGAGCAGCGGCTCGCCGAGGACCGGCGCGCCGCCGAGAAGCAGGTCAAGGCCGGCGACACCGAGCTCCTCGCCGACGCGCACCGCATGCAGCAGGCCGCGGGTGACACGGCCGAACTCGCGCCCGTCGACGCCGAGCCGGGTGAACCGGGCCTCGCCGACGCCGTGCTGGCCTGGGCCGCCGTCGCGCGCAGCGGCGCCCGCGAGCGCTTCACCCACGCCCATCTCGCCCTGGGCGCCGCCGACTCCGCCCGCACCGCCGCACAGGACGCCCTCGCCGCGGAGCAGGACACGGCCCGGCTGCAGCGGCGCTTCGCCGAGGCACACGCGCGGGCCGCCGCGCTCGACGAGCGCGCCGACGAGCACCGCGCCCTCCAGCAGCGCATGGACCGGGGCCGCAAGGCCGAGACCGTCGCCCCCGCCCTCGCCCTGCGCGACGCGGCCGACGCCGAGCACCGCACGGCGCTGCGCGAAGAGGCACGCACGCGTGCCGCGCTGGCCGCCGCCCCCGAGCTCGCCGGCGGCGCCCCGGGGGAGCACCTCGCCGACGACGCGGGCCCCGGCGCCCTCGCCGAGGCCGCCCGGCGCCTCGCCCACGAGCTCGGCGGACTCGACGCCGCCCGCCGCGCCGAGCAGCGCCTGACCCGCATCGCCGACGACCGCGCCCGGCTCGACCGCGAGGAGCGCGCCGACGCCGAGCTGCTCGCCGAGACCGATGGCTGGCTCGACGCCTGGGACACCCGCAGGGCCGGTCTCCAGGCGCGGGTCGAGCGCGCCCAGGAGGCGGCGACCCGCGCCGAACACCTCGCCGGACAGCTGGAACCGGTACGCCAGCGGGCCGCGGCCGCCGTCGAGCGGGACCGCCTGGCCGAGCGGGCCGGCACGGCGCAGGAGGCGACCCTGCGCGCCCGCGAGGACGCCGCCACCGCGCACGAGCACTGGCTCAAGCTGAAGGAACGACGGCTGCGCGGCGTCGCCGCCGAGCTCGCCGAGGCCCTCGTCTCCGGCGAACCCTGCGCAGTCTGCGGCTCCGTCGAGCACCCCGCGCCGAGCGCTAGATCCGAAGGACACGTGGACCGGGCCGCCGAGGAGCACGCGCTCGCCGCCCACCGCGGTGCCGAGGAGCACCGGGCCGACACCGAGCGGCGACTGGCCCGGGTCCGGGAGGAGCTGGCCGCGGCGAAGGCGGCGGCCGGTGATACGCCCGCCGGTCAACTCGCCGAAGCGGCACGGGAACTGGAGTCGCGACACGCGGAGGCCCGCGCCGAGGCGTCCACCCTGCGCGCCGCCCGCGAGACGCTCGACCACGCCGAGCGCGAGCACGGCCGCAGGACCACCGCCCGCCAGGAGGCGGCGACCCGCACCGCGAGCCGGGCCTCCCTGCGTGAAGCGCTCGACAGTGAACGGGACGGCCTGGTAGGGGAGTTGGAGCAGGCTCGCAGGGGCGCCGCGAGCGTCGAGGCGCGCGCCGCCCAGCTGGAACGGCTCGTCACGCTGCTCGACAGCGCCGCCGACGCCGCCCGGGCCGTCGAGGACACCGCGCAGCGGCTCAAGGACGCCGACGCGCGACTCACCGACGCCGCGTTCCACGCCGGGTTCGACACGCCGGAGGCCGCGGCGGGCGCCCTGCTCGACGACGCCGCCCACCGCGAGCTCCAGCACCGGCTCGACGCGTGGCAGGCCGAGGAGGCCGCCGTCCGCGCGGTCCTCGCCGAGGAGGACACCGCGGCCGCCGCTCTGCGGCCCGCCGCCGACCTCGCCGCCGCGCGGGCCGCGGCCGACGCCGCCGACGCCCGGGTGCGCGCCGCCGCCTCCGAGCGGGACGCCGCCGCGCGCCGCTGCGACGCGCTCGACCGGCTGTCCCGCAGCGCGGCCAAGGAGGCCCGCCGGCTCGGCCCGCTGCGCGCCGCGTACAACCGGATCGCCCGGCTCGCCTCCCTCGCCGCCGGCACCTCGGCGGACAACGAGCGCAAGATGCGCCTGGAGTCGTATGTGCTAGCCGCGCGCCTCGAGCAGGTCGCCGCCGCCGCGACGGCCCGCCTGCGCCGCATGTCGTCCGGCCGCTACACGCTCGTCCACTCCGACTCGCTGTCCGGGCGCGGGCGTTCGGGCCTCGGGCTGCACGTCGTCGACGCGTGGACCGGGCGGGAGCGGGATACGGCGACGCTGTCCGGCGGCGAGACGTTCTTCGCGTCGCTCGCGCTCGCGCTCGGCCTCGCGGACGTCGTCACCGACGAGGCGGGGGGAGTCCGGCTCGACACCCTGTTCATCGACGAGGGCTTCGGCAGCCTCGACGACCAGACCCTCGACGAGGTCCTCGACGTCCTGGACACACTGCGCGAGCGGGACCGCAGCGTCGGCATCGTCAGCCACGTCGGCGACCTGCGGCGCCGCGTGCACGCCCAACTGGAGGTCGTGAAGGGGCGGGAGGGATCGGAGGTCCGTCAGCGCGGCGGGGTGTGA
- a CDS encoding Lrp/AsnC family transcriptional regulator — protein MTADSTSTPRTASAYTPDATDWRILEALQREGRASYAELARAVSMSASAVTERVRRLEEAGVIAGYTAVVVPERLGLPILAFVRLRYPNGNYKPFHDLVAVTPEILEAHHVTGDDCFVIKVAARSMGHLEEVSGKLGALGSVTTSVVYSSPLPRRPIGH, from the coding sequence ATGACCGCCGATTCCACAAGCACACCCCGCACCGCGTCCGCGTACACGCCCGACGCCACCGACTGGCGCATCCTGGAAGCCCTGCAGCGCGAGGGCCGCGCGAGCTACGCCGAGCTGGCGCGCGCCGTGTCGATGTCCGCGAGCGCGGTGACCGAGCGGGTGCGCCGGCTGGAGGAGGCCGGGGTGATCGCCGGGTACACGGCGGTGGTGGTGCCGGAGCGGCTCGGGCTGCCGATCCTGGCCTTCGTCCGGCTGCGGTACCCGAACGGGAACTACAAGCCGTTCCACGACCTGGTCGCGGTGACCCCGGAGATCCTGGAGGCGCACCACGTCACCGGCGACGACTGCTTCGTCATCAAGGTCGCGGCGCGCTCCATGGGGCACCTGGAGGAGGTGTCGGGCAAGCTCGGCGCGCTGGGGTCGGTGACCACGAGCGTCGTGTACTCGTCGCCGCTGCCGCGCCGCCCGATCGGCCACTGA